Below is a window of Scylla paramamosain isolate STU-SP2022 chromosome 14, ASM3559412v1, whole genome shotgun sequence DNA.
CCAATAGCTCCTATCTCCTGTCCCCTTCATGAGTAGGTGCTACTATGTATATTCTCTCCAGATCCCTTGTTGCTGCCTGGAGGTTGCAAGTCACTGCCTCTATACTCATTGCAGAATTCTTTACTGTTAAGTTTATTACCAACATTACTTCCCCTTATTCTGTCACATTATCCAGACTACCTCACTCCCCTCCAACTTTTAGCatacaccccaaaaacacaccactcACTCTATTTCAACATAATACTCTCCTACTTCAATTAATAATCATGAGCTTTGTTTGACATTCACCTTCATTGGGTCCCCTCCCATATCAGCATTGTGGGAAACACTTGCAGAAGGGGTTGCAAATAAGACCCACTCCCACCCCTCTGCTATAGACTTTCCCAGAGACCAGGGTGACTTGGACCGAAGTTCAGAAAGACTCTAACTTACTCTGGGTAAGACACTGACCTTAAAATATACAACATTTTGATGTATGAGTTAGGGAACATGAAAAAACTGGTGGACCCACTCCTCCAGCTGTGTCCTGGACATTTTAGTCACCAAACTCAATATAGGACATAGCCACCACCTCATTGCCCATATGTACAGGCTAGGCCTGATAGACACTCCTCATTCCCCATGGTGCCCCATGCATCCAGACACTCCAGAACACCTGCTGCTATACTGTCCGCCACAACTCCCTCTGCACtgctctccttcactcacttgCATCACTTCACATCCACAGATCATCCACAAGCAAACTTCCTGGGTTGTTTCAAAGATCCTGGCCTGGCCTTCAAGACACTCAAGCACATCAGGGTCTTCCACCAGAAAACTGGATAGCTCACCAAAATCTAACCAGATAACCTATCTGCTGTCAGCACTTTCTGGGCACTAGAGATTGTGGCACCACAGTCTGCAACAGCCTCCAACAAGGGCAAGACAGGCTGAGGATGCAACAGTGGATATCAAGAATAGTGGTTAATGTAACCATGAGATAAGTTTGcccatatttttttgtttttatcttgctAGGTACTGTGAAAGTGGAAGCTACAAATTATGTGTTAGGTTCTTGTTGTGTGACCATTCAGACTTTATTGTGTAGTTTTCTAGGGGTTGATTCAAACACTTTGCAGAGAATTTTTAAACAGCATCAAATTCCTGATAGGAGGATTTATCTTATTCAAGTAGATTAATAGGATTAGTAGGATTTTATATATTGGTACATAACTGCATTCACATCTATCAGCTATACCTGTGGTTTACTCATCCTTTCCATGTTAAGATTTTGGATTTTGTTATTGCTTTCAGACTTACCATTTCTCTTCACCTCTGTGTGTCCAATTCATACTTGTACTTACTACATCCCTGTACAGTTAGGCCTGTGATTTGATTGTTTCCTTAGGTAATAATCTCCATCAGTCTTAATGCTCTTTATGCTTCACATTATGTCTTTGATTTGTATGGTCTATAAATTGTTCTCTCATTCTGCATCACCAAACCACTTACCACTCCCAGGCCTATCTCCTCCAGCATGCCATGTAAGCCATCTTGCATTGATGCTTTCCTTTCTGTGATACTGTGTCACTTCCGTAATTCTTCATTGTCATTAAATTTCCAgcatctgtttttatttatgtagtcTTATAGAGCCCATTCCTTACAACTTGTTCAGGATACTTGTGCAGCCATTCCCTCAAATCTTCCAGCTTTTGCCTTCAACAGGTAGATCTctgccaaactctctctctctctctctctctctcatatctttgCCACCTGTTATAGTGTTTCAACAATTATATCATTACCATCCTCTTGGTCTTCATcttaatttcatttaattttctgtcACATTCATTTAGTTtccttccatcacacacactcCATAATTCTTGAATCAGATTATGTACCTCCTTGGTATTTTGTAGTAGGAGCAGTTATTTGAAAACAGGAGCTGGCtcatctttcactttcttttgtcCATATATGTATGTCATTACTGCCTCATGTTTCCTCAGAACTTTGGGCAAGAAGATATTTAATAACATACTTGTTTTAGACTAACCTGTAAAGGTAAGTagtcccttttcttttttgccaaTTCACATATGCattattttatgcattatttttcttgtagGAGCCTTTTACATgtttcatataatatatatacatatatgcaggTTTGTCCTGAACAGAGTtggatgtgtggatggatggttaTTTAAGATAGGATATACATAAATGCATAATTAACAAACttatttatttagaaacagtTTAACAAATGTCAGTGTCAGTCTGGTTCAGATCATTTCAGTCAAGTCCATATTAATTTGATTTCTCTACAAAATACTTTAGGAAAACAATTAATATCTACAAAATTGTTAAATAAAAGGACAATGGAGGATGTGGCCCTGGACCACCTTACTGTACAAGTATAGTACAAAACTTGTGTTACAATCCACAGCCTGATCATTATGAAAGACACGTTGACTTCAGCTTGCCCTTGGGGCTGTGCTTTAGTCTTGTGGGCTGCCCGCCCTGCACCACCGCCAACAAAGGTGCTCCTTTAGCAGCAGGTAGTTTGAGTTTCAGCCTTAGCTAGTGCCTCTGCTGAATACCACCTGAGGGTTTTTGTTAGACTCGGGGATGACTAGAGTCAGCGTGGGTCATCCTTTTTATCTGGAGGCCGTGGGTGAGCCGGAGAGGTGCCACGCATTGAggggatgagaggtggaggCAAGCCAGGTCctaagggtggtggtggctggggaTGGCCTGGTGCCCCTGGGTGTGAAGGACCATGCACTGAGCCCAGTGATGGATGCAGACTGGGACCAGGGGGGCCAGGGCCTAAGGTTGGACCTCCTTTCAGTAAGGTAGATGCCATATGTGAAACagctggatgtggaggaagtAATGATGTGGGAGGATATAATGCTCCAGAGGCTACAGCAGCAAGGTGACGTTGTTCAAATATTTCTCTGgcttgctgctgatgctgctgctgctgctgttctctATATCGTTCACTTAGAATGAGTGATGATAATGGATTAGGATGCAGCAGCTGCTCTTCTCTAGCCACCAGACTCATTCTTGGATCCCGTAGATCCCCTCTCAACAAAGCTTCCCTAGCTGCTAGGTCGTGAGCTCTAACTGCGGACATCTCTTGTGCAGAGCGATAAGGATCTCTAAAGGGCTCTGCCCAGGGTCCTAAATGAGGAGGGACTCCACCAGGATATGCCGAAGGACCTAGTAAACGAGCACGATCCAAAGCTTGGCTGGCAGAAGTGGTTGCCATGGTTACAGCAAGGGAGTGGGAAGGCAGCATCCCAACAGATACGGGAGGCGGTGGTAAGCATGGTGGTGGCACATTGTGAGGTAGGTGGCGAGGTGCTTCCTTTCCACCAACAATCATCACCTcatccttgtttccttccagTTTAATTCTAGAATCTAATGTCCTAGACCCTGGCCTGGATCCAGGTCTTGAATCTGGGCGCCCCTCTGTCTTCATACTGGAGGAGGGTACTGCCCCAGGTGGTAAATGATTAGAGCCTGGTAAGGACAAAGATGGGTGTGAAGGAGGCTGGTCTTTATGATCAGGGCGAAGTGGTGACCGTGAACTATCTCTCCTGGGCAGCACACGGTCATGACTAGCATCCAAGGCACGGGCAACCCGATCCTTGTCAAGCTCAGCACGTCGTTCAcgttctcgttctctttcttccctttctcgtctttcttcacgttctctcctttccctctcctctcgctccctcttctccctctcttctctttctctgcgttctctctcttcacgttctcggctctgtctctcttcttccctccgttCTCTTTCATACATTGCCATGTCAGGCTTAATGGGCCATGGCCCAGCACCGGCTCCGTATGGCGTTGGGGCACGCAccctgaaaaagaaaagatttccTTAGTACAAATAATAAGCTAATTTATTAGTAGgcaatataataaataatacacTAGCCTTATAGATAGAAATATTGTTGATACTATGTTAGCAAGTTCAAGAAATCTGCTAAAAgatcataatttctttacacAAGCAGACATTCTACCAACGACTAAACCATCTGCATGTTTGAGATGCTTGAATTCagttttattcagtttctcaCCAACAAAAATTTACATATCATTAATATCAGTATGAAATTGTATCTAAAAATTTTGTAAATTTTTGTTGGTGAGAAattcaataaatttaattcaaACATCTCAAACATTACACATGTTTTAAAAATAAATCCAGTATGTTTTTCCTTGTGTCATGACTGCCAAGAGAAGGATGCAAAAGGGTTCTTTGCCATTATCAGTGTTGAAAAATATGCTACTTTGATTCAAAGTAGCATCCCACACACCACATGCTCTTAATTAACTAATATTTCCATCATGTAAAAGGAATGATGTCTGTAATAATGTGTCCTAATAGGTAATGTCCATCTTTCAATTATGCCACACTCCACACAGTTGCATAATTTAGTCAGTCATGATTCCACTACTGATGAGAATTTCCAAAATGTGGTTGTTTATCTTGCAATATAAAAGGACAATATTCACACCATTGTTTTTGTTATGGTTTGGTGTCAGATGAGCTTGATGACAACATAGTCAACTAGGAAAGACCCCAGTGAGACAGACCCTCCTATAGTAACAAACCAATAATCTCTTGATAAAGTTGGTCCACTGCCAACTTGTTCTtgattctatatatatatatataataaattttaaTCAGCTCATGAAATGTGACACTAGCAAATTATGAAATTTTGCAGGCAAATATTAGTGGAATTTTGATGTACATGTTTGAGATTAGTGGTCTGTACTAATGTTGCGATCTTTTCTAGCCAGTGATTTAGATAGGCAGTTTAGTATGGTGTACTATACAGTGTTTTAAATGACTGATCGGTGCTTGGATGTGTTAGTGTTactagtgttgtgtgtgtgcctctcaAGTGCTAATTACGCCTCTCAAGTAGCCAACGAGTTCTGGTAGGAGCACATTTTgtaagtaattaattaattaatatgaaATCATGTTCTTTGTATGCTGTTATCTCTTTCAGGTTGCATTATTGATAGTTCTGTAATATAGACACATTTGTTGTGTTTGGTATCATATGTGCATTCATACGAGCTAAAATATGTCAAATTTctgtaaaataattaaaataagtGGGATATTGAAACCATGTCACTTGCCTCCATGCATCATGAGGTGTCGGTTGAGGCACTGTTAACCCGGTTGGTAATGTTTCCCTGGAGAACATGGAACCTGGTGGGGGCCCTGGTATAGAAGTTGGTGTGATGCCACCATGGTGAAAGGCTGCAGAGGGAACACCTGCTGATGGGGGAGGTCCAGGGGCTCCACCAGGGTACCTGGTGCCACTGAGGCCAGGCACTGAAGGGGTGAGGTGGGGATGATTTAAAAGCGGAGACTCATAACGATGAGATGGTCCAGGACCAAATATTGAGGTCCCAAGGTCAGGTGGTCTTGGGAGAGTAGGGAATATTGGTGCTCCTGCAGCACCTGCCCCAACCCCAGGCCCAGACGGAGGCTGCAGAAGATCTGGAGTTAGCTTGGCACTTGGTTTTtctggtgtttgtttttgttgatggtAGTAAATCTCCCATGCAATGCGAACATGCATTGCGTTCCAACGACCCGTCTTCTGCAAAGAAAAATTACATTTGTTTAGTCGGTCTCTATGTTCAGTTGAGCCAATGTCTGCACACAAACATTTCAGAATTCTTTCAACTTTGCCTTGAACTCTTACAGGAAAGCACACTTTTTCACAAAATATATGATGATAATCAAATAGTAGGTCCTGATAACAGAAGGTAGTTGTAATCACCTCTTGGCATTTtcacaacaaataataaataatcctTCTTTTTCTGGATGCAAGCAATCATCATCTTAAATATCAGCTTCCAGTCCCTTGTTTCCCCTTAAGTATGTAAACATACAAATATCCAAATAGATTTTCCTATCACAAGGCACATCATGCCAACTACACCTTaaacaattaatttttttgaactGGCAGAACATTAGTTTTTGCTTCATTAGATTAATATAAAGTGGATGGTTACTTTTCCTTAAACTATGAATAAGTAGTCTTAAAAGAACATACCACTGGTTTGCGCTGACTGGTTTCACCAATctgtaaaataaagataattaaa
It encodes the following:
- the LOC135107046 gene encoding autism susceptibility gene 2 protein homolog, whose translation is MFAPPVPHSQQQLGSSSLIPPTHLPPDPLGQADLLRRELDSRFLAQQERPFGIGSGVLGSFGAPPAFLRAEMHHHQHQHTHVHQHLLPHMPPPPPLPPPPSSLFTPSAPPSMFKEVKVGLENSLYRGGNLSSNYSSGISPLVHPPPSTFAPPSHLTSVPPKIGETSQRKPVKTGRWNAMHVRIAWEIYYHQQKQTPEKPSAKLTPDLLQPPSGPGVGAGAAGAPIFPTLPRPPDLGTSIFGPGPSHRYESPLLNHPHLTPSVPGLSGTRYPGGAPGPPPSAGVPSAAFHHGGITPTSIPGPPPGSMFSRETLPTGLTVPQPTPHDAWRVRAPTPYGAGAGPWPIKPDMAMYERERREEERQSREREERERREREEREKREREERERREREERREREERERERERRAELDKDRVARALDASHDRVLPRRDSSRSPLRPDHKDQPPSHPSLSLPGSNHLPPGAVPSSSMKTEGRPDSRPGSRPGSRTLDSRIKLEGNKDEVMIVGGKEAPRHLPHNVPPPCLPPPPVSVGMLPSHSLAVTMATTSASQALDRARLLGPSAYPGGVPPHLGPWAEPFRDPYRSAQEMSAVRAHDLAAREALLRGDLRDPRMSLVAREEQLLHPNPLSSLILSERYREQQQQQHQQQAREIFEQRHLAAVASGALYPPTSLLPPHPAVSHMASTLLKGGPTLGPGPPGPSLHPSLGSVHGPSHPGAPGHPQPPPPLGPGLPPPLIPSMRGTSPAHPRPPDKKDDPR